A single window of Anaerocolumna chitinilytica DNA harbors:
- a CDS encoding MetQ/NlpA family ABC transporter substrate-binding protein has product MKKVKRLAASVLSLLLVGTLFTGCGTKNSTGSSENQAAEPTTEATTEPTKDASSTDQKELTEIVVGATVEPHATILNSDAVKNSLAEQGYSIKVVEYTDYIQPNVATEDGSLDANFFQHVPYLDDYNSKNGTNLKAVANVHFEPLGIYPGKTKTLDALADGAQIAVPNDTTNEARALLLLEKAGLIKLKENVGLDATIKDITENPKKLKIVEIEAAQTAKVLQDVDLAVINGNYALTEGLSASKDGLLVEDATSDAAKTYANVIVVKDGNENSDKTKALIKAVTSEETKKFIEEKWQGAVVPVF; this is encoded by the coding sequence ATGAAAAAAGTGAAAAGACTTGCAGCATCCGTGTTAAGCTTATTATTGGTGGGGACTTTATTTACAGGATGCGGTACCAAGAATTCTACAGGATCTTCTGAGAATCAGGCAGCAGAGCCTACTACAGAAGCAACAACAGAACCTACAAAAGATGCTTCCTCTACGGATCAAAAGGAATTAACAGAAATTGTGGTTGGAGCTACTGTTGAACCCCATGCAACGATTCTGAATTCCGATGCTGTTAAGAATTCCTTGGCAGAACAGGGCTATTCTATCAAAGTAGTAGAATATACCGACTATATCCAGCCCAATGTAGCTACAGAAGACGGAAGTCTGGATGCGAACTTCTTCCAGCATGTTCCTTATCTGGATGATTACAATTCCAAGAATGGAACAAATTTAAAGGCAGTTGCAAATGTTCACTTTGAACCCCTTGGAATCTATCCGGGAAAGACAAAGACTCTGGATGCATTGGCAGACGGAGCACAGATTGCTGTACCCAATGATACCACCAATGAAGCAAGAGCTTTGTTATTATTAGAAAAAGCCGGTCTTATCAAATTAAAAGAGAATGTCGGACTGGATGCAACCATTAAAGATATTACCGAGAATCCCAAGAAACTTAAAATTGTTGAAATTGAAGCAGCTCAGACTGCTAAAGTATTACAGGATGTGGATCTTGCAGTAATCAATGGAAATTATGCTTTAACTGAAGGTCTTTCTGCTTCAAAAGATGGTCTACTAGTTGAAGATGCAACTTCTGATGCTGCCAAGACTTATGCAAATGTAATTGTTGTTAAAGACGGCAATGAAAATTCTGACAAAACAAAAGCTTTAATCAAAGCAGTTACTTCTGAAGAAACAAAGAAATTTATTGAAGAAAAATGGCAGGGTGCTGTAGTACCGGTATTTTAA
- a CDS encoding EAL domain-containing protein, translating into MHKRKRRVGVLTCILTLFVIYLVYSSVTAYSASDDKGKNILFISSYNENFPSVPEEIKGIRTALPEEEYNVDYEYMDSKRFVTEQSRKLFHDLLEYKMKHIPAYDGIIVGDDYALQFVMDYQKEMFNGIPIVFLGVNDPNRVKAAEEKDNITGIVEELSLSDNIKLGLKLNKKAKKVVAIVDGTLTGVGDEKQFYALKEDFPDLVFDDINLSKCTFEQAGEQVSKLGKDTILIYLSMYTDKDGSIMSIPEASVLLSSKAKIPILRSEVGGIGNGILGGKMLSYYNSSLKAAELLKETFEGTSADAIPIIYESPNYYVFDYNVLKKFNISIHSLPSGSKIEGRKITFIEEHPLLTANFILIVSLSAIIIVLLSMDNIRRRKMDRALQESHEELVQTYEELTASEEELRVQYELSQQYTEEMEILNQKYSIAVESTESAVWEYDVTLRTLTISEGFLNTINPSISEMKNIDTLLEMLLCEEQRDTVLTEYNRYLKGEIDKIYVELSLYNYNNKKQWVMLSGKGVHDLKGTVMSLNGLIIDITRLKEQDEYIKYLAANDYLTNLPNRMSFMDKMTAELAAGSCGAILLLDIDNFKIINDTMGHLYGDKLLMVIAEKLSALKDERVSVYRFGGDEFLIVITGAQEEESVGHYVTKIRELFSEPVRLMGKENLIKFSIGITVYPKDSNEDERLLINADTAMYYVKANGKDNHMFYSDGILEDIRSKAEIEDILRDALAHDGLRLVYQPQVNVFTGKIDEFEALLRLKDRNLSPAKFIEVAEMSGLIIDIGRWVTREAIRQMAEWRDKGYPLKTVAINFSGKQLSDTEYVNFLSNTIKEYNIDPKYVEIEITESILVEETINTQTFLNSLKELGLRIAMDDFGTGYSSINYLTFIPVNKIKLDKSLCEKFINLDNSSVMSSLIGLMHSLNLIITAEGIEETYQYQRLREGGCDLIQGYLFSKPLSGTEIENVYNHNFIKDKNI; encoded by the coding sequence ATGCATAAGAGAAAGAGAAGGGTAGGAGTTCTAACCTGTATACTGACATTGTTTGTCATTTATCTTGTATACAGCAGTGTAACGGCATATTCTGCTTCCGATGATAAGGGGAAAAACATATTATTTATAAGTTCTTACAATGAAAATTTTCCAAGCGTTCCTGAGGAGATAAAAGGAATCCGTACTGCACTGCCGGAAGAAGAGTATAACGTAGATTATGAGTATATGGATTCAAAGCGCTTTGTTACAGAACAGAGCCGGAAATTATTTCATGATCTTCTAGAGTATAAGATGAAGCATATACCTGCCTATGACGGTATCATTGTAGGCGACGATTATGCGCTGCAGTTTGTTATGGACTACCAAAAGGAAATGTTTAACGGTATTCCAATCGTATTTCTGGGTGTTAATGATCCAAATCGTGTAAAAGCAGCAGAAGAAAAGGATAACATAACCGGTATTGTGGAAGAACTTTCACTTTCTGACAATATCAAATTAGGTCTTAAGCTTAATAAAAAGGCCAAAAAGGTAGTTGCCATTGTGGATGGCACGCTGACAGGTGTTGGAGACGAAAAACAGTTTTATGCCCTAAAAGAGGATTTTCCTGATTTAGTATTTGATGATATTAATTTATCAAAATGCACCTTTGAGCAGGCTGGGGAGCAGGTCAGCAAGTTGGGCAAGGATACTATTCTCATATATCTAAGTATGTATACGGATAAAGACGGTTCTATTATGTCTATACCGGAAGCTTCTGTATTGTTAAGCAGTAAAGCTAAGATTCCAATTCTTCGTTCAGAAGTCGGAGGAATCGGAAATGGAATACTTGGCGGTAAAATGTTATCATATTATAATTCCAGTTTAAAAGCAGCCGAGCTTCTAAAGGAAACTTTTGAGGGCACCAGTGCGGATGCTATCCCGATTATCTACGAAAGTCCCAATTATTATGTCTTTGATTATAATGTCTTAAAGAAATTCAATATATCCATACATAGCTTGCCGTCAGGGTCTAAGATAGAAGGGCGCAAGATTACCTTTATAGAAGAGCACCCATTGCTGACCGCCAATTTTATTCTGATTGTTTCCCTATCTGCTATTATTATCGTGTTACTAAGCATGGATAACATAAGAAGAAGAAAAATGGACAGGGCACTCCAGGAAAGTCATGAAGAGCTGGTTCAAACTTATGAAGAACTGACAGCGTCAGAAGAAGAGCTGAGAGTACAATATGAACTTTCCCAGCAATATACGGAAGAAATGGAGATTCTAAACCAAAAGTACAGTATTGCTGTAGAAAGCACAGAGAGTGCTGTGTGGGAATATGATGTTACGTTAAGGACTCTTACAATTTCTGAGGGCTTTTTAAACACCATCAATCCATCGATTTCAGAAATGAAAAATATTGATACCCTTCTTGAGATGTTATTATGTGAGGAGCAAAGAGATACGGTTTTGACGGAATATAATCGGTATCTAAAAGGGGAGATTGATAAGATTTACGTGGAGCTTTCACTTTATAACTATAATAATAAAAAACAATGGGTAATGCTCAGCGGAAAAGGAGTTCATGATTTAAAAGGTACGGTAATGTCATTAAACGGTTTAATTATTGATATTACAAGGCTAAAGGAGCAGGATGAATATATTAAATATCTGGCTGCCAATGATTATCTGACGAACCTTCCTAATCGCATGAGCTTTATGGATAAAATGACTGCAGAGCTGGCTGCTGGTTCCTGTGGTGCGATACTTCTTCTGGATATTGATAACTTTAAGATTATCAATGATACAATGGGACATTTGTACGGGGATAAGCTGCTTATGGTGATTGCTGAGAAATTAAGTGCTTTGAAGGATGAGAGAGTATCAGTTTACCGATTTGGCGGTGATGAGTTCTTAATTGTTATAACCGGTGCTCAAGAGGAAGAATCGGTGGGGCATTATGTTACGAAGATAAGAGAACTTTTTTCAGAACCTGTAAGACTTATGGGGAAAGAGAATTTAATAAAATTCAGTATCGGTATTACAGTTTACCCCAAGGATAGCAATGAAGATGAAAGGCTTCTTATTAACGCTGACACAGCTATGTACTATGTGAAAGCCAACGGTAAAGACAATCATATGTTTTATAGTGACGGAATATTAGAAGATATCAGAAGCAAAGCTGAGATTGAAGATATTCTAAGAGATGCACTTGCCCATGATGGATTAAGGCTGGTATATCAACCCCAGGTAAATGTCTTTACAGGAAAAATTGATGAATTTGAAGCACTGCTGCGCCTAAAGGATAGAAACTTATCTCCGGCCAAGTTCATTGAAGTAGCAGAGATGAGCGGTTTGATTATTGACATCGGCAGATGGGTCACAAGGGAGGCTATCCGGCAGATGGCAGAGTGGCGGGATAAGGGATATCCTCTAAAGACAGTGGCAATTAATTTTTCCGGTAAACAATTAAGTGATACAGAGTATGTTAATTTTTTAAGTAATACCATAAAAGAATATAACATAGACCCTAAGTATGTGGAAATCGAGATTACAGAAAGCATACTGGTAGAAGAGACAATCAATACACAGACATTCTTAAACAGCCTAAAAGAACTGGGACTTCGAATAGCTATGGATGATTTTGGTACAGGTTATTCCTCCATTAATTATCTGACTTTTATACCAGTTAATAAAATTAAGCTGGATAAGTCCCTATGTGAGAAATTTATTAACCTGGATAACAGCAGTGTCATGAGCAGTCTGATTGGGTTGATGCATAGCCTGAACCTTATTATAACAGCTGAGGGCATTGAAGAGACTTACCAATATCAGCGGTTAAGAGAAGGCGGCTGTGACCTCATCCAAGGCTATCTCTTTAGCAAACCTCTTTCCGGAACGGAAATTGAAAATGTTTACAATCATAATTTTATCAAAGACAAGAATATTTAG
- a CDS encoding methionine ABC transporter permease, whose product MIGQGILETLYMTFASVAAAYIMGIPIGILAEVTRKGGIRPVPALNGVLGFIINIGRSIPFIILLVAVMPITRAVAGTTIGPKAATVPLIIAATPFVARMVESSLREVDAGVIEAARAMGANTLQIIYKVLLPEALPSLIMGASLTTITLVGYTAMAGAVGGRGLGDIALRFGYYRYEADVMIVTIILLVIMVQIIQSLGHFISKKIDKRGKGEN is encoded by the coding sequence ATGATCGGACAGGGAATTCTAGAAACACTCTATATGACCTTTGCCTCTGTTGCCGCAGCCTACATAATGGGTATTCCCATAGGAATCCTGGCTGAAGTAACCAGAAAGGGCGGTATACGTCCCGTTCCTGCACTGAATGGAGTTCTTGGCTTTATTATTAATATAGGCAGGTCCATTCCTTTTATAATATTATTGGTAGCGGTTATGCCGATTACCAGAGCAGTTGCCGGAACTACCATAGGTCCTAAAGCAGCAACAGTACCTCTTATCATCGCTGCAACCCCCTTTGTTGCCAGAATGGTTGAGAGTTCTCTAAGAGAGGTAGATGCCGGTGTTATTGAAGCAGCCAGGGCGATGGGAGCCAATACACTTCAGATAATTTATAAGGTACTGCTTCCGGAAGCGCTTCCTTCCCTTATAATGGGAGCCTCCCTTACTACTATAACTTTAGTTGGCTATACAGCCATGGCAGGTGCAGTAGGAGGCAGAGGATTAGGAGATATTGCATTAAGATTTGGTTACTACAGATATGAAGCAGATGTAATGATAGTAACAATTATCCTGCTTGTTATTATGGTTCAGATTATTCAAAGCTTGGGCCATTTTATATCAAAGAAAATTGATAAAAGAGGAAAAGGAGAGAATTAG
- a CDS encoding tRNA threonylcarbamoyladenosine dehydratase has translation MLNQFSRTELLFSHDGMDKLNNARVAIFGIGGVGGYTAEALARSGVGTFDLFDDDKVCLTNINRQIIATRKTVGKYKVEVMKERILDINPNAVVHTHQTFYTPEVADQYDFSEYTYVVDAIDTVTGKIELVLRAGKSNVPIISCMGAGNKLDPTMFEVTDIYKTSVCPLAKVMRKELKVRGVKKLKVVYSKEPARKPLEDMGISCRTNCICPPGAQRKCTERRQIPGSNAFVPSVAGLIIAGEVIKDITGVR, from the coding sequence ATGTTAAACCAATTTTCAAGAACAGAACTTCTATTTAGTCATGATGGGATGGATAAGCTAAATAACGCCAGAGTTGCGATTTTTGGAATCGGCGGTGTGGGCGGCTATACGGCAGAAGCACTTGCCAGAAGCGGTGTAGGCACCTTTGACTTATTTGATGATGATAAAGTATGCCTGACCAATATTAACCGCCAGATTATCGCTACCAGGAAAACAGTGGGAAAATATAAGGTTGAGGTAATGAAAGAAAGAATACTGGATATTAATCCAAATGCAGTGGTTCATACTCATCAGACCTTTTATACTCCTGAGGTTGCGGATCAGTATGATTTTAGCGAATATACTTATGTTGTTGATGCAATCGATACCGTAACCGGTAAGATTGAGCTTGTATTAAGAGCCGGGAAGAGTAATGTACCCATAATAAGCTGTATGGGAGCCGGTAATAAACTGGATCCAACCATGTTTGAAGTAACTGATATTTATAAAACCAGTGTTTGTCCTTTAGCGAAGGTTATGAGAAAAGAACTGAAGGTTCGTGGAGTCAAAAAACTTAAGGTAGTATATTCCAAAGAACCTGCCAGAAAACCTCTGGAGGATATGGGAATAAGCTGCAGAACCAATTGTATCTGTCCTCCGGGTGCTCAGAGAAAATGTACGGAGAGAAGGCAGATTCCGGGAAGCAATGCTTTTGTTCCATCTGTTGCAGGGCTTATTATTGCAGGAGAAGTAATTAAGGATATAACAGGAGTACGATGA
- a CDS encoding methionine ABC transporter ATP-binding protein, translated as MIEVKQLTKEFRIAGDKNLTVLKDINLVIEQGDIFGIIGMSGAGKSTFIRCLNLLERPTGGSILIDGVDITMKKGRDLLALRKSIGMIFQNFNLLMQKNVSRNIAFGLEITKVADFVIPGIDKEDYKELGFFQKRKLKKKEIQRRVDELLRLVDLEDKKYEYPSKLSGGQRQRVAIARALATSPSILLCDEATSALDSRTTDSILKLLKKINEETGVTIVMITHEMNVVQKICNKVAVLDKSEIVASGYTEDVFGDTSSEIVAQLLGGGEV; from the coding sequence ATGATTGAGGTAAAGCAATTAACAAAGGAATTTCGGATTGCCGGGGATAAGAACCTTACAGTACTTAAAGATATTAACCTGGTAATAGAACAAGGGGATATCTTTGGTATCATCGGAATGAGCGGAGCTGGAAAAAGTACATTTATAAGGTGCTTGAATCTGCTTGAAAGACCGACCGGGGGAAGTATCCTGATTGACGGAGTTGATATTACCATGAAAAAAGGAAGGGATTTACTTGCTCTTCGAAAAAGTATTGGTATGATATTCCAGAACTTTAACCTGTTAATGCAGAAAAACGTAAGCAGAAACATTGCCTTTGGACTTGAAATAACAAAGGTAGCTGATTTTGTAATCCCAGGTATTGATAAGGAAGATTACAAAGAGTTAGGATTTTTTCAAAAGAGAAAGCTTAAGAAAAAAGAAATCCAAAGACGTGTAGATGAACTGTTAAGGCTGGTTGATCTTGAGGATAAGAAATACGAATATCCTTCTAAGTTAAGCGGCGGGCAGCGTCAGAGAGTGGCCATTGCAAGGGCCTTGGCTACGAGTCCTTCCATCCTCTTATGTGATGAAGCAACTTCTGCTCTAGACAGCAGAACGACGGATTCCATACTAAAACTGTTAAAAAAGATTAATGAAGAGACCGGTGTTACTATTGTTATGATTACCCACGAAATGAATGTGGTGCAAAAAATCTGTAACAAAGTAGCTGTTCTAGACAAATCAGAGATTGTAGCTTCCGGCTATACAGAAGATGTCTTTGGTGATACTTCATCTGAAATCGTTGCACAGTTATTAGGGGGAGGAGAAGTATAA
- the nifJ gene encoding pyruvate:ferredoxin (flavodoxin) oxidoreductase has product MSKISMTLDGNTAAAYAAYAFTDVAAIYPITPSSNMAEVTDDWAAKGRKNIFGQNVNVVEMQSEAGAAGAFHGSLQAGALTTTFTASQGLLLMIPNMYKTAGELLPGVFHVSARAIAAHALSIFGDHQDVMAVRQTGCAMLASGSVQEVIDLAPVAHLSALKGRLPFVHFFDGFRTSHEIQKVEALEYEDYASLLDWEALKEFRNRALSPNHPVTRGTAQNPDIYFQGRESSNSFYDRLIPVVEEYLQKTGELTGRKYGLFDYYGAEDAKYIIIAMGSVTQTIEETIDYHNKNGEKYGLVKVHLYRPFSMKHLLDCIPKSVEKIAVLDRTKEPGALYEPLYMDVCASYSDMKEKPLIVGGRFGLGSKDTGPADITAVYENLKQQNPKDHFTIGITDDVTETSLGFVKKFYAEPEGRKSCKFWGLGSDGTVGANKQAIMIIGNSTDYNVQAYFDYDSKKSGGITMSHLRFGKLPIKSTYLVDHADYVACHNQSYINKYDMLADLKPGGIFVLNCRWSEKELEEMLPARVKKELAEKQVRFYTIDAVSIASEIGLGNRINMIMQGAFFKLVDIIPEEVFVKKLKDAAAYSYSKKGEQVVAMNHAAIDKGVQGIHEIKVPENWKNASEESEESEKEPVFVQKIMRPMQELKGNALPVSAFNGREDGTFPNGSTAFEKRGIAVNVPQWIDENCIQCNQCSLICPHSVIRPFLMTEEEMAGAPKEYTAIKAAGKGFENYKFRIQISPMDCTGCGNCADICPAKEKALVMKPIDTQVEDQVPNWIYAFYKVGHKNDLPLGNSVKDSQFKQPLIEFSGACAGCGETPYIKLITQLFGDRMMIANATGCSSIWGASAPSTAYTANKEGRGPAWANSLFEDNAEYGFGMYLGNKQIRNKLECLMKELIEAGLEDTLKELLSDWIHYKEDGELSRTVSEKLVKALSEYKTADKENEKLINEILEKKDYLVKRSHWILGGDGWAYDIDYGGLDQVMSSGEDINVLVFDTEVYSNTGGQASKSTPIAAVAKFAASGKRSGKKDLGRMMMTYGNVYVAQVGIHADNNQLIKAIREAESYKGPSIIIAYSPCISHGLKVGMGKSMETIKEAVKAGYWHLYRYNPELKKEGKNPFILDSKAPTGNFKDFLMGQVRYSSLANAYPKAAEELFEKAEEHAKERYQTYRTLADLNVNS; this is encoded by the coding sequence ATGTCTAAAATATCAATGACACTGGATGGTAATACTGCAGCGGCTTATGCAGCGTATGCTTTTACCGATGTAGCAGCAATTTATCCCATAACCCCATCTTCTAATATGGCAGAGGTTACCGATGACTGGGCAGCTAAGGGAAGAAAGAATATTTTTGGTCAGAATGTAAATGTAGTAGAAATGCAATCAGAAGCCGGAGCCGCCGGAGCCTTCCACGGTTCTTTGCAAGCCGGAGCCCTGACTACCACCTTTACAGCATCACAAGGGCTATTACTTATGATACCCAATATGTATAAAACAGCTGGTGAATTATTACCGGGTGTTTTTCATGTCAGCGCAAGAGCAATTGCAGCCCATGCACTGAGTATTTTCGGCGACCATCAGGATGTTATGGCTGTCAGACAGACAGGCTGTGCGATGTTAGCAAGCGGCTCTGTTCAGGAAGTAATTGATCTGGCACCTGTGGCACATCTTTCAGCACTAAAGGGAAGATTGCCCTTTGTTCATTTTTTTGATGGATTTCGAACATCACATGAGATACAAAAAGTAGAAGCATTGGAATATGAAGATTACGCTTCACTTTTGGACTGGGAAGCCCTGAAGGAATTCAGAAACAGAGCATTATCCCCTAATCATCCTGTAACCAGAGGTACGGCTCAGAATCCGGATATTTACTTCCAGGGAAGGGAATCCAGTAACAGTTTTTATGACAGGCTGATTCCTGTAGTAGAAGAGTACCTGCAAAAAACGGGAGAGCTAACGGGCCGCAAATACGGGTTATTTGATTACTATGGTGCGGAAGATGCCAAATATATTATCATAGCTATGGGTTCTGTAACGCAGACAATAGAAGAAACCATTGATTATCACAACAAGAACGGTGAAAAGTACGGACTTGTAAAGGTACATCTTTATAGACCTTTTAGTATGAAACACCTGCTTGACTGTATTCCAAAGTCCGTTGAAAAGATTGCGGTGCTGGACAGAACCAAGGAACCAGGTGCACTCTACGAACCACTTTATATGGATGTATGTGCTAGTTACTCTGATATGAAGGAAAAACCTCTTATTGTCGGCGGACGATTTGGTTTAGGTTCTAAAGATACCGGACCGGCCGATATTACAGCCGTCTATGAGAACCTGAAACAGCAAAATCCAAAAGATCATTTTACCATTGGTATAACAGATGATGTTACTGAAACTTCACTTGGCTTTGTCAAGAAGTTTTATGCGGAACCAGAGGGAAGAAAATCCTGTAAATTCTGGGGGCTTGGCTCAGATGGTACGGTAGGTGCTAATAAGCAGGCTATTATGATTATCGGAAATTCTACCGATTATAATGTACAGGCTTACTTTGATTATGACTCCAAGAAGTCCGGTGGCATAACCATGTCCCATTTAAGATTTGGTAAACTGCCCATAAAGTCTACTTATCTGGTAGACCATGCGGATTATGTGGCATGTCATAATCAGTCCTATATTAATAAATATGATATGTTAGCGGATTTAAAACCCGGTGGCATCTTTGTCTTAAACTGCCGCTGGTCAGAAAAAGAGCTGGAAGAAATGCTGCCTGCCAGAGTGAAGAAGGAATTGGCTGAAAAGCAGGTGCGCTTCTATACCATTGACGCAGTAAGTATTGCTTCGGAAATTGGACTTGGTAACCGTATTAATATGATAATGCAGGGAGCTTTCTTTAAACTTGTAGATATTATTCCGGAAGAAGTGTTCGTAAAGAAGTTAAAAGACGCAGCTGCCTACTCTTACAGTAAAAAAGGTGAGCAGGTTGTAGCAATGAATCATGCCGCAATTGATAAAGGCGTACAGGGTATACACGAGATAAAGGTTCCGGAGAATTGGAAGAATGCATCGGAGGAAAGTGAGGAGTCCGAGAAAGAACCGGTATTTGTTCAGAAAATCATGAGACCCATGCAGGAACTAAAGGGAAATGCCTTACCCGTCAGTGCATTTAATGGAAGAGAGGATGGTACTTTTCCCAATGGTTCCACTGCCTTTGAAAAGCGTGGGATTGCGGTTAATGTACCCCAATGGATTGATGAAAACTGTATCCAATGTAATCAATGTTCCTTAATCTGCCCACATTCGGTCATAAGACCATTTCTGATGACCGAAGAGGAGATGGCAGGTGCTCCGAAAGAGTATACTGCTATTAAAGCCGCTGGTAAGGGCTTTGAAAATTATAAATTCCGTATTCAGATAAGTCCTATGGACTGCACCGGCTGCGGGAACTGTGCAGATATTTGTCCTGCCAAGGAGAAAGCGCTGGTCATGAAACCCATAGATACGCAGGTTGAAGATCAAGTGCCCAATTGGATATATGCATTTTATAAAGTAGGTCACAAAAATGATCTTCCCTTAGGAAACAGTGTAAAAGATAGCCAGTTTAAGCAGCCTTTGATTGAATTTTCAGGAGCATGTGCAGGCTGCGGCGAAACACCTTATATAAAACTAATAACACAGCTCTTTGGAGACAGAATGATGATTGCCAATGCAACCGGCTGTTCTTCTATCTGGGGAGCCTCAGCTCCAAGTACTGCCTACACAGCGAATAAGGAAGGAAGAGGACCGGCTTGGGCGAATTCACTCTTTGAGGATAATGCGGAATATGGCTTTGGTATGTATCTGGGTAATAAACAGATTCGAAATAAACTAGAGTGCCTGATGAAAGAATTGATAGAGGCTGGTTTAGAAGATACTCTAAAAGAACTGTTAAGTGACTGGATTCACTACAAAGAAGATGGTGAACTCAGCAGGACCGTCAGCGAAAAACTGGTAAAAGCCTTGTCTGAATACAAGACTGCTGATAAGGAAAATGAAAAGCTGATAAATGAAATCCTGGAGAAAAAGGATTATCTTGTAAAGCGCTCCCATTGGATTCTGGGTGGCGACGGCTGGGCATACGATATTGATTATGGTGGTCTGGATCAGGTAATGTCTTCCGGAGAAGATATCAACGTTCTGGTATTTGATACAGAAGTTTATTCCAATACCGGAGGACAGGCATCAAAATCTACCCCAATAGCCGCAGTGGCTAAATTTGCAGCTTCCGGTAAAAGGTCCGGTAAGAAAGACTTGGGAAGAATGATGATGACTTACGGAAATGTATATGTTGCCCAGGTAGGTATTCATGCGGATAACAACCAGCTGATCAAAGCCATCAGAGAAGCGGAGAGTTATAAAGGACCTTCTATTATAATTGCTTATTCCCCTTGTATCAGTCATGGCTTAAAAGTGGGTATGGGTAAAAGCATGGAAACTATCAAAGAAGCGGTAAAAGCAGGCTATTGGCATCTGTACCGTTACAATCCGGAGCTTAAGAAAGAGGGAAAAAATCCGTTTATACTGGATTCCAAGGCACCGACCGGTAATTTTAAAGATTTCCTGATGGGTCAAGTGCGTTATAGTTCTCTAGCCAATGCTTATCCAAAAGCAGCAGAAGAATTATTTGAAAAAGCGGAAGAACATGCAAAAGAGCGTTATCAGACCTACCGTACCCTTGCCGATCTGAATGTTAATTCCTAG
- a CDS encoding DUF3793 family protein, whose amino-acid sequence MSEDIFLIGENKTSSYVAFTLANSCMPTLVKQKPSSLVGFRKRYIDSRDNFFKVLMDECEDFDCCFRVLCEANDELFVIIYNQGLLNDIIYQNRENPLLFEHGYLSDNSSLDAAIELLEGRYSRYQQNKNLGLENGFPHEIGIFLGYPAGDVKEYIRNNGKNYILCGYWKVYHNPEEARRTFELYTFIRKTAVSLFFAGRPLTEIYITLQRV is encoded by the coding sequence ATGAGTGAAGATATTTTTTTAATAGGAGAGAACAAAACCTCTTCTTATGTTGCATTTACACTGGCTAACAGTTGTATGCCTACTCTTGTGAAACAAAAACCATCCAGTCTTGTCGGTTTCCGTAAACGGTATATTGACAGCAGAGATAATTTCTTTAAAGTACTTATGGACGAATGTGAGGATTTTGACTGTTGTTTTCGGGTACTTTGTGAGGCAAATGATGAACTATTTGTTATAATCTATAATCAGGGCCTGCTCAACGACATCATATACCAAAATAGAGAGAATCCATTACTTTTTGAACATGGGTATTTGTCAGATAACAGCAGCCTGGATGCTGCAATTGAACTTCTGGAAGGCAGATACAGTCGCTATCAGCAGAATAAGAATCTTGGCCTTGAGAATGGATTTCCCCATGAAATAGGAATCTTTCTTGGATATCCTGCAGGTGATGTGAAGGAGTATATCAGAAATAACGGTAAGAACTATATTCTCTGCGGTTATTGGAAGGTTTATCATAACCCGGAAGAGGCCAGGAGAACTTTTGAGTTATACACTTTTATCAGAAAAACAGCGGTGAGTCTGTTTTTCGCAGGAAGGCCATTAACAGAGATTTATATTACTCTGCAGAGGGTTTGA
- a CDS encoding CDIF630_02480 family spore surface protein, whose protein sequence is MQQKKENALDSYHNKRLDKVDATNNEKTAAWANEEKCEDDSKVSIPSAYEVEKAKNWVDNGSQL, encoded by the coding sequence ATGCAGCAGAAGAAAGAAAATGCCTTAGACTCATACCATAATAAACGACTTGATAAAGTGGATGCAACAAACAACGAGAAAACGGCAGCCTGGGCTAATGAGGAAAAGTGTGAAGATGACAGTAAAGTGTCCATACCTTCCGCCTATGAAGTAGAAAAAGCAAAGAACTGGGTAGATAACGGAAGCCAGTTATAA